One genomic segment of Paenibacillus durus includes these proteins:
- a CDS encoding purine-nucleoside phosphorylase: MTNTVSLGAIQEAAEYIKSKGAEAPEIGLILGSGLGILADLIQDGISIPYQDIPHFPVSTVEGHEGELLIGTIEGRKVVMMKGRFHMYEGYGPETTAFPVRVMKELGVTSLLVTNAAGGVNTDFSAGDLMLLTDHLNLTGRNPLIGPNDAKLGVRFPDMSEPYSRRLIAVARETAKAQNFTFKEGIYAGLLGPCYETPAEIVMLRRLGADAVGMSTVSETIVARHAGIEVLGISCITNMAAGILDQPLSHDEVMETAERVRERFLSLVLALIPNM; this comes from the coding sequence ATGACGAACACAGTAAGCCTCGGCGCGATTCAGGAAGCAGCAGAGTACATCAAGAGTAAAGGGGCGGAAGCGCCGGAAATCGGGCTGATTCTCGGCTCCGGGCTCGGTATTCTGGCCGATTTGATCCAAGACGGGATTAGTATCCCTTATCAGGATATCCCCCATTTTCCGGTGTCCACTGTTGAAGGACATGAAGGAGAGCTGCTGATCGGTACGATCGAAGGCCGCAAGGTCGTGATGATGAAAGGCCGCTTTCATATGTACGAGGGTTACGGACCGGAGACGACGGCGTTTCCAGTACGCGTGATGAAGGAACTGGGCGTAACCAGCCTGCTCGTGACCAACGCCGCGGGCGGTGTGAATACGGATTTCTCGGCGGGGGATTTGATGCTCCTTACCGACCATCTTAACCTGACGGGCCGCAATCCGCTGATCGGACCGAATGATGCTAAGCTTGGCGTGCGCTTCCCTGATATGTCCGAGCCGTACAGCCGCCGGCTGATCGCTGTGGCGCGCGAAACGGCGAAGGCCCAGAACTTCACGTTCAAAGAAGGCATCTACGCGGGCCTGCTCGGGCCGTGCTATGAGACGCCGGCCGAGATTGTCATGCTGCGCCGCCTGGGCGCCGATGCGGTCGGCATGTCCACTGTATCCGAGACCATCGTCGCCCGCCATGCCGGTATCGAGGTGCTCGGCATCTCCTGTATTACGAACATGGCCGCTGGCATTCTCGACCAGCCCTTGTCCCATGATGAGGTCATGGAGACAGCGGAGCGGGTGCGCGAACGCTTCTTGAGCCTTGTGCTTGCTCTTATTCCGAACATGTAG
- the sigF gene encoding RNA polymerase sporulation sigma factor SigF, translating to MDAESKKAPQTYLDDAEVKRLIALSQAGDTTARDTLVGCNIRLVWSVVQRFMNRGYEPDDLFQIGCIGLLKSVDKFDLSYDVKFSTYAVPMIIGEIQRFLRDDGTLKVSRSLKEMANKVRKMKDEMSKTNGRLPTIGEVAEALGVTPEEIVFAQEANKPPTSIHETVFENDGDPITLIDQIADESQEKWFDKLALNEAIGSLTERERLIVYLRYYRDQTQSEVASRLGISQVQVSRLEKKILQSIKDQIAQ from the coding sequence ATGGATGCAGAATCAAAAAAAGCTCCGCAGACCTATTTGGACGATGCGGAGGTCAAACGGCTGATCGCGCTCAGCCAGGCCGGGGACACGACTGCCCGCGACACGCTGGTGGGCTGCAATATCCGGCTGGTCTGGTCGGTGGTTCAGCGGTTTATGAACCGGGGGTACGAGCCTGACGACCTGTTCCAGATCGGCTGTATCGGTCTGCTGAAGTCCGTGGACAAGTTCGATCTCAGCTATGACGTCAAGTTCTCAACCTACGCTGTACCGATGATTATCGGCGAGATCCAGCGGTTCCTGCGTGATGACGGCACTCTGAAGGTCAGTCGGTCGCTGAAGGAAATGGCCAACAAGGTCCGCAAAATGAAGGACGAGATGTCCAAAACGAATGGCCGTCTGCCGACAATCGGCGAGGTGGCGGAGGCGCTGGGCGTTACGCCCGAAGAAATCGTCTTCGCCCAGGAGGCCAACAAGCCGCCAACCTCAATCCACGAGACCGTGTTCGAGAATGACGGCGACCCGATTACCCTGATCGACCAGATTGCTGACGAGTCCCAGGAGAAGTGGTTCGACAAGCTTGCGCTGAATGAAGCCATCGGTTCCCTGACCGAGCGTGAACGGCTGATCGTCTACCTGCGCTACTACCGCGACCAGACCCAGTCCGAGGTCGCAAGCCGCCTTGGCATTTCCCAGGTCCAGGTGTCGCGGCTGGAGAAGAAGATTTTGCAAAGTATCAAGGACCAGATTGCACAGTGA
- the spoIIAB gene encoding anti-sigma F factor: MTQAQAENYMSVQFAALSENESFARVVVAAFVSRLDPTLDELNDLKTVVSEAVTNCIIHGYDSDPSGIVYISAVIRGETVHLMIEDKGKGIDDLELAQQPLYTSKPELERSGMGFTIMENFMDEFEVASEPGQGTSIRMKKTIVSKKALYN; the protein is encoded by the coding sequence ATGACACAAGCACAAGCGGAAAATTACATGAGCGTCCAGTTTGCGGCGCTGTCGGAGAATGAGTCGTTCGCGCGCGTAGTCGTCGCGGCTTTCGTCTCCAGGCTCGACCCGACCCTGGATGAGCTGAACGATCTGAAGACAGTTGTGTCGGAGGCGGTCACCAACTGTATTATTCACGGCTATGACAGCGATCCGTCGGGGATTGTATACATCTCTGCGGTGATCAGAGGGGAGACGGTGCATCTTATGATCGAGGACAAGGGTAAGGGCATCGACGATCTGGAGCTGGCGCAGCAGCCGCTGTACACATCCAAGCCGGAGCTGGAGCGTTCGGGCATGGGCTTTACCATCATGGAGAACTTCATGGACGAATTTGAAGTCGCCAGCGAACCCGGACAAGGGACCTCGATCCGGATGAAGAAGACGATCGTCTCAAAAAAAGCTTTATATAATTAG
- a CDS encoding pyrimidine-nucleoside phosphorylase: MRAIDIIHKKRDGGELSREEISFLIQGYSRGEIPDYQMSAWAMAVYFRGMNARETGDLTLEMAKSGDQVDLSPIAGIKVDKHSTGGVGDKTTVVLAPLVASAGVPVAKMSGRGLGHTGGTLDKLESISGFSVEMDRERFFAQVGEIGAAVIGQSGNITPADKKLYALRDVTATVESIPLIASSVMSKKIAAGADAIVLDVKTGSGAFMKTLDDSIALAQAMVDIGTQLGRNTVAVISDMDQPLGYGIGNALEIKEGIETLRGHGPKDLTEVCLILGSQMLVLGGKAQDTEEARRVLQEHIADGSAFEKLKVIVAAQGGNVAQIESPSMLPAARKQVEVKAAADGHIEAIQAEEIGIAAMLLGAGRETKESVIDLAVGIVLSKKVGDAVSAGDTLAVLHVNDASGSKVKEAEEKVLEAYRITAQPVTPPPLVYAIVTKDGVTRY, translated from the coding sequence ATGCGGGCCATCGACATTATCCATAAGAAAAGAGACGGAGGCGAGCTGAGCCGCGAGGAAATCTCATTCCTCATCCAGGGTTACAGCCGCGGGGAAATACCTGATTATCAAATGTCCGCCTGGGCGATGGCCGTCTATTTCCGGGGCATGAACGCCCGCGAGACCGGCGATTTAACCCTGGAAATGGCCAAGTCCGGCGACCAGGTCGATCTCAGTCCGATTGCGGGCATCAAGGTGGACAAGCATTCAACGGGAGGCGTGGGCGATAAGACGACCGTCGTTCTCGCTCCACTAGTGGCATCGGCAGGGGTTCCGGTCGCCAAAATGTCCGGGCGCGGCCTCGGCCACACCGGCGGCACGCTGGACAAGCTGGAGTCCATCTCCGGCTTCTCCGTCGAGATGGACCGCGAGCGCTTTTTCGCTCAGGTCGGCGAAATCGGCGCGGCGGTTATCGGCCAGTCGGGCAATATTACCCCGGCTGACAAGAAGCTGTACGCTCTGCGTGACGTGACCGCTACCGTGGAATCCATTCCGCTCATCGCCAGCTCCGTCATGAGCAAGAAAATCGCCGCCGGCGCGGACGCCATCGTGCTTGATGTCAAGACCGGCAGCGGTGCGTTCATGAAGACGCTGGATGATTCCATCGCGCTGGCGCAGGCGATGGTTGATATCGGAACCCAGCTTGGCCGCAACACGGTCGCCGTCATCAGCGACATGGATCAGCCGCTCGGGTACGGCATCGGCAACGCGCTGGAAATCAAGGAAGGCATCGAAACGCTGCGCGGCCATGGTCCGAAGGATCTCACGGAAGTATGCCTGATCCTTGGCAGCCAGATGCTGGTTCTCGGCGGCAAGGCGCAGGATACGGAGGAAGCCCGCAGGGTCCTTCAGGAGCACATCGCGGACGGCAGCGCCTTTGAGAAGCTGAAGGTGATCGTCGCGGCCCAAGGCGGGAATGTTGCTCAGATTGAATCGCCTTCGATGCTGCCCGCCGCCCGGAAGCAGGTGGAGGTTAAAGCGGCGGCAGACGGCCATATCGAAGCGATCCAGGCCGAAGAAATCGGCATCGCCGCCATGCTGCTCGGCGCGGGACGGGAGACGAAGGAATCCGTCATCGACCTGGCTGTCGGCATCGTGCTGTCGAAGAAGGTTGGCGACGCCGTCTCCGCCGGAGATACGTTGGCCGTCCTGCATGTGAACGACGCTTCCGGCAGCAAGGTGAAGGAAGCCGAGGAGAAGGTGCTGGAAGCCTACCGCATTACGGCTCAGCCTGTAACGCCTCCGCCACTCGTCTATGCCATCGTTACAAAGGATGGCGTAACCCGGTATTAG
- a CDS encoding purine-nucleoside phosphorylase, producing the protein MTQSANSAPDAVAYGVQVKEAAAYVESKLGSYKPVIGLILGSGLGDLGDQIEDAVYLPYEEIPHFPRSTVEGHAGRFVIGKLEGKDVIIMQGRFHYYEGYAMRKVVLPVYVLAKLGIGTLVITNAGGGMNRAFKAGDLMLITDHLNMTGDNPLIGPNDPELGVRFPDMSRAYDPEYIALAKKLAPEIKGADGESLKLQEGVYAGISGPTYETPSELNMLALLGGDAVGMSTVPEVIAASHSRLRVLGITCITDMAIGDELEPLTHEQVVKVANLTKPKFIGLVRAFVREVQI; encoded by the coding sequence ATGACACAATCCGCAAACAGCGCACCTGATGCCGTTGCTTATGGCGTACAGGTGAAGGAAGCCGCCGCCTATGTAGAATCCAAGCTGGGCTCTTATAAGCCCGTTATCGGCCTGATCCTCGGTTCCGGCCTTGGCGATCTGGGCGACCAGATTGAGGATGCCGTATATTTGCCTTACGAAGAGATTCCTCATTTTCCGCGCTCGACGGTGGAAGGACATGCCGGACGGTTCGTCATCGGCAAGCTGGAAGGCAAGGACGTCATCATTATGCAGGGACGTTTCCACTATTACGAAGGCTATGCGATGCGCAAGGTTGTGCTGCCCGTTTACGTTCTGGCCAAGCTCGGCATCGGTACGCTCGTTATCACCAATGCGGGCGGCGGCATGAACCGGGCGTTCAAAGCAGGCGACCTGATGCTGATCACCGATCATCTGAATATGACGGGGGACAACCCGCTGATCGGACCGAATGATCCGGAGCTTGGCGTACGGTTCCCGGACATGTCCCGCGCTTACGATCCGGAATATATCGCGCTTGCCAAGAAGCTGGCGCCCGAAATCAAGGGGGCGGATGGAGAAAGCTTGAAGCTTCAGGAAGGGGTATACGCAGGCATCAGCGGCCCGACCTATGAGACGCCGTCCGAGCTGAATATGCTCGCGTTACTCGGCGGCGACGCCGTCGGCATGTCGACTGTTCCCGAAGTCATCGCCGCGAGCCACAGCAGATTGAGAGTGCTCGGCATTACCTGTATCACCGACATGGCGATCGGCGACGAACTGGAGCCATTGACGCATGAGCAGGTAGTCAAGGTGGCGAATCTAACCAAACCGAAGTTTATCGGTCTTGTCCGCGCTTTCGTGCGCGAGGTACAAATTTAA
- a CDS encoding flavin reductase family protein, with amino-acid sequence MSQAFKLLDPQELSDNVFKLIGEDWMLITAGGAERYNTMTASWGGLGILWHKKIAFCVVRPTRYTYEFMESSDTFSLSFFTEDYRSALEICGSASGRDTDKAEAADITPVEDTPGIVYFQEARLVLECRKLYYQDLDPAKFLDESIHQMYPKKDYHRLYVGEITQVRIKE; translated from the coding sequence ATGAGCCAAGCGTTTAAATTGTTGGATCCGCAAGAATTGTCGGATAATGTATTCAAGCTGATTGGGGAAGACTGGATGCTGATCACGGCAGGAGGAGCCGAGCGGTACAACACGATGACAGCCAGCTGGGGCGGACTGGGTATCCTCTGGCACAAAAAAATCGCTTTTTGCGTAGTAAGGCCAACCCGATACACCTATGAATTTATGGAGTCCTCGGATACGTTCTCGCTGTCGTTCTTTACGGAGGATTACCGGAGTGCGCTGGAGATTTGCGGCAGCGCCTCGGGAAGAGATACGGATAAAGCGGAGGCAGCGGATATCACTCCGGTGGAAGACACGCCTGGGATCGTGTATTTCCAGGAGGCCAGACTCGTACTTGAATGCCGCAAGCTCTACTATCAGGACCTAGACCCGGCTAAATTTCTGGATGAAAGCATTCATCAGATGTATCCCAAAAAAGATTACCATCGTTTGTATGTTGGTGAAATTACGCAGGTCCGGATTAAAGAATAA
- a CDS encoding D-alanyl-D-alanine carboxypeptidase family protein yields the protein MTKFRLCLLALCIVFSAVSPATAAFAEEKGQKSGGAAKAADLAPQARSAILMDAGTGTVIYEKNSHDKLPPASITKIMTMLLTVEALDDGRLKLTDKVRTSDYAASMGGSQIFLEPGEEMTVDEMLKGIAMASGNDASVAMAEKLAGSESAFVDLMNKRAEELGMKDTHFANCNGLPAENHYSSARDIAVMSRELLKHERIIKYTGSYQDYLRKDSEKPFWLVNTNKLVRFYTGADGLKTGYTSEAKFCLSATASRDGLRAVAVVLGEPNTKTRNSEVSGMFDFLFSQYKVHTIHKAGETLGTLKIGKGVKAELPIKAQEDYTILLKKGITQEGVRHETVILDQVKAPISKGQTIGKLVVYQGNTIVKQYELKAPEDIAKAGWWKLFKRTAGSMFKVN from the coding sequence ATGACAAAATTTCGCTTATGTTTGCTGGCGCTGTGCATCGTATTTAGCGCTGTGAGCCCGGCCACCGCGGCGTTCGCGGAGGAAAAGGGGCAGAAGTCCGGCGGTGCCGCCAAGGCGGCCGATCTGGCGCCGCAGGCGCGCTCGGCCATTCTGATGGATGCCGGGACCGGAACCGTCATTTACGAGAAGAACAGCCATGATAAGCTGCCTCCGGCAAGCATCACGAAGATCATGACGATGCTGCTCACCGTTGAAGCGCTGGATGACGGACGGCTGAAGCTGACCGATAAGGTCCGGACAAGCGACTACGCTGCGTCGATGGGGGGTTCACAGATTTTTCTGGAGCCGGGTGAAGAAATGACCGTCGATGAGATGCTGAAGGGCATCGCGATGGCTTCCGGGAACGATGCGTCCGTGGCGATGGCGGAGAAGCTCGCCGGTTCGGAGAGCGCTTTTGTCGACCTGATGAACAAGCGGGCGGAGGAGCTCGGCATGAAGGATACACATTTTGCCAACTGCAATGGGCTTCCTGCCGAGAACCACTATTCCTCTGCGCGTGATATCGCGGTCATGAGCCGCGAGCTCCTGAAGCATGAACGGATTATCAAATACACCGGCTCCTACCAGGATTATCTGCGCAAGGATTCGGAGAAGCCGTTCTGGCTCGTAAATACGAACAAGCTGGTACGCTTCTATACAGGGGCGGACGGACTGAAGACCGGCTATACCTCGGAAGCCAAATTCTGTCTGTCGGCGACCGCGTCAAGAGACGGGCTGCGGGCAGTCGCCGTCGTGCTGGGAGAGCCCAATACGAAGACCCGCAACAGCGAGGTATCGGGCATGTTCGACTTCTTGTTCTCGCAGTATAAAGTCCATACGATTCATAAGGCCGGCGAGACGCTGGGCACACTCAAGATCGGGAAGGGCGTAAAGGCCGAGCTGCCGATCAAGGCGCAAGAGGACTACACCATTTTGCTGAAAAAAGGAATTACCCAGGAAGGCGTCCGTCATGAAACCGTCATTCTGGATCAAGTCAAGGCTCCAATATCCAAAGGGCAGACGATTGGGAAGCTGGTTGTTTACCAGGGCAATACGATTGTGAAGCAGTATGAGCTGAAGGCGCCCGAAGATATTGCCAAGGCCGGCTGGTGGAAGCTGTTCAAACGGACGGCAGGCTCGATGTTCAAGGTGAACTGA
- the spoIIAA gene encoding anti-sigma F factor antagonist, protein MNSHVQLEHHRGVLVVRLTGELDHHAADFVRMDLDEAILRKQVEHLVLNLKDLQFMDSSGLGVILGRYKLIRSKGGKMVICDANPPVKRLLEMSGLLKIMPLYQDETAALSDLEVAL, encoded by the coding sequence ATGAATTCTCATGTACAGTTGGAGCATCACAGGGGTGTGCTGGTCGTTCGTTTGACCGGGGAGCTGGACCATCATGCGGCCGATTTTGTGAGAATGGACTTGGATGAAGCGATTTTGCGGAAGCAGGTGGAGCATCTTGTGCTGAACTTGAAGGATCTCCAGTTTATGGACAGCTCGGGGCTGGGTGTTATTCTGGGACGGTACAAGCTGATTCGCAGCAAAGGCGGAAAAATGGTCATCTGCGATGCCAACCCGCCGGTCAAGCGGCTCCTGGAAATGTCGGGTCTGCTGAAAATCATGCCGCTGTATCAGGATGAAACTGCAGCGCTTTCGGATTTGGAGGTCGCGTTATGA